In Streptomyces sp. 71268, the DNA window GCCCTGAGACAGGCCCGGCGTGCCCGGCGGGATGATGAAGGAGGCGTGCCCCTTGGAGCCGAGTTCCGGGTCCACGACGGCGACCACGACGTGGACGCTGGCGATGCCGCCGTTGGTGGCCCAGGTCTTGGTGCCGTTGAGCACCCACTCGTCCTTGGCCTCGTCGTAGACCGCGCGGGTGCGCATGGCGGCCACGTCCGAGCCGGCGTCGGGCTCGGACGAGCAGAAGGCGGCGACCTTCACGTCGTTCGCGTCGCCGTACATCTGCGGCACCCAGGTGCCGATCTGCTCCTCGGTCCCGTTGGCCAGCACGCCCACGGCGGCGAGCCCGGTGCCCACGATGGACAGCGCGATGCCCGCGTCGCCCCAGAAGAGTTCCTCCATGGTCATCGGGATGCCGAGCCCGGTGGGGTCGAAGAACTGCTGGGCGTAGAAGTCCAGCGAGTACAGGCCGATCTTGGCCGCCTCCTGGATGATCGGCCAGGGGGTCTCCTCCCGCTCGTCCCACTCCGCGGCGGCCGGGCGCATCACGTCCTGCGCGAATCCGTGAATCCAGTCCCGTACGGACTTCTGCTCCTCGTTGAGTTCGAAAGAGAACTCCGGCATGATCCCCTCCAGCCGCTCATTACCTTCGGTAACAGGAGTCTGTTACTCGCCAGTAGGGGCTGTCAACTCCCTGGTCGCCGGAGGGACCGCAGGCCATGGGGTGTTACGTTGCGCGGGCCGCACGGAACACCGGGGTGGGAGGCACACCATGGACACCACGCAGCGCGACAGCCAGCAGCGCGCGCACGAGGAGCGCAGACGCGAGCTGCTCGAGGCCGCCGACCGGGTCGTGCTCCGCGATGGGCCCGGCGCCTCGATGAACGCCATCGCCGCCGAGGCGGGCATCACCAAGCCCATCCTCTACCGACACTTCGGCGACAAGGGCGGCCTCTACCGCGCGCTCGCCGTCCGGCACACCGACGCCCTGCTCGCCGCGCTGCGCGCGGCCCTGGACGCCCCGGCCCAGCGCCGGGCCCGGGTCGAGGCGACGTTGGACACCTACCTCGCCGCGATCGAGGCCCGCCCCCAGGTCTACCGCTTCCTCATGCACCCGGCCGACGACCAGTCGGAGGGCCAGCCCGAGCAGGGCTTCGACGTCGGGCGGCACGCGGCGCCGCTGCTGCGCCGGCTCGGCGAGGAGCTGGCCCAGGTGGTGGCCGAGCGGGTGGACCTCGGCCCGGACGGCGCGGAGAAGGCCCGGGTGTGGGGCCACGGCATCGTCGGCATGATGCACGCCGCGGGCGACTGGTGGCTGCGCGACCGGCCCTGCCCCCGCGAGCAGCTCGTCAGCCACCTCACCGACCTGCTGTGGGGACGCCTGGCCGACGCCGGCGACCGGGAGGGCGGCCCGGCCTTCTAGGCCACCGCCACCCGGGGCGCCTCCCGCGACGCGGAGGCGCGGCCCCCGCTCCCCCGCCGTGCTTACGCCGTGGACCCGGTCGCCCACGGGGCGCGGGCCGCCGCGCGCAGCGCCCGGCGCTGGCGGCGGCCCTCAAGCCGGTCGGTGAACAGCTTGCCGTCCAGGTGGTCGCACTCGTGCAGCAGGCAGCGCGCGAAGAAGCCGCTGCCCTCGACGCGCAGCGGACTGCCGTCCACGCTCACGCCCTCCACCACCGCGCGGTCGAAGCGCGGCGTGCCGGCCTCGATGCCGGGCAGCGACAGACAGCCCTCCGGGCCGCGGAAGATCAGCCCGTCGGCCTCCACCAGGCGGGGGTTGACGAGGTGTCCCAGATGGCGGCGGTCCTCGTCGTCGGGGCAGTCGTAGACGAACACCCGTAGCGGAACGCCGATCTGATTGGCCGCGAGGCCGACGCCCCCCGACGCGTACATCGTCGCGTACATGTCCTCCACCAGGCGGGCGAGCTCGAAGCCGAACTCCGTCACCTCCGCGCACGGGGCCGCCAAGTGGGGGTCGCCGAGCAGCCGAAGCGGCCGCACCCGTCCCGAGCTGCCGGGGATCGCGCCAGTTCGCATGCGGAACAGGGTACGGTCCGGCCGGGCCGGTGCGGCCTGGCCGACCGGACCGGGAGGCCCGGCGCAGGTGGCGGGGTTCGGGCCGGGGTCCGGATCTCGATAGGCTGAACCCCGACCGAAGCCTCCCGGCTGGCGATTCGGCATCAAGGGGGCGTTTGACCGGCAGCCCCGGGGGCGGGCACTGCGCCGGACGCAAGGAGGAACAAGGACGATGGCAGGCAACACGGAGCCGCTGCCGCCGCGCGCCAAGCTGGCCGTGACGGCGGGCAGGGCAGCAGCGGCGGTGTCGCGGGTCGCTGGTCGCGGCAGCGGGTCAGTGATCGGGGGGAAGGTCTCCCTTCGGCTCGACCCGGACCTGCTGGCCCGGCTGGCGCGGCATCTCGACGTGATCCTCGTCTCCGCGACGAACGGCAAGACCACCACCACCCGGCTGATCGCCGAGGCGCTGCGCGCCAGCGGACCGGTCGTCTCCAACGCCCTGGGCGCCAACATGCCCGCCGGCATCACCTCCGCCCTCGCCGGCGGCTCCGACGCCCGGTACGGCGTCATCGAGGTGGACGAGAAGTACCTGGCCGGCGTGGCCCGGGACACCACGCCCAAGGCCATCGCGCTGCTGAACCTCTCCCGCGACCAGCTCGACCGCGCCGCGGAGACCCGGATGCTGGCCGAGAAGTGGCGCGAAGGCCTGGCCGGCAGCAAGGCCACGGTCATCGCCAACGCGGACGACCCGCTCATCGTGTGGGCGGCCTCGTCCAGCCCGAACGTGGTGTGGGTGGCGGCAGGCCAGGAGTGGAAGGACGACGCCTGGTCCTGCCCGTCCTGCGGTGGCGTGCTCCAGCGCCCGGGCGACGACTGGGGCTGCGCCGACTGTGGCTTCCGCCGCCCCCGCCCCACCTGGGCCCTCAACGGCGACTACGTGCTCGACCCGCAGGGTTCGGCGTGGCCGATCCACCTCCAGCTCCCCGGCCGGGCCAACAAGGCCAACGCGGCCACCTCCGCCGCCGTCGCCGCCACCTTCGGGGTGCCGCCGCAGGTCGCGCTGGAGCGGATGTACGCGGTGCAGGCGGTCGCCGGCCGGTACGACGTCGTCACCTTCATGGACCGCCAGCTCCGGCTGCTGCTCGCGAAGAACCCGGCCGGCTGGCTGGAGACGTTCTCGCTGATCGACCCGCCGCCCACGCCGGTGATCCTGTCGGTCAACGCGCGCGGCGCGGACGGCACCGACACCTCGTGGCTGTGGGACGTGGACTACACCCGGCTCGCCGGACACCCGATCATGGTGATCGGCGACCGCAAGCTGGACCTCGCGGTGCGCCTCGAGGTGGCCGGACTCGACTTCCGGGTCTGCGAGAACGCGGACGAGGCGGTGCGCATGGCGCCGCCCGGCCGGATCGAGGTCATCGCCAACTACACCGCCTTCCAGGACCTGCGTCGCCGCGTCGGCAACTAGCCGCCGGCCACGACGGACCCCCGGCCCCCGCGCGACGTCGACTCCCGCGTCGGGGGCCGACCCACCGCGGCGGGCCGGCCCCCGACGCGGCCACCGCCCCCCGAACCGCTGAAGCACGAAGGATGCCGAGGATGAGCCAGAACAGCCTGCGCCTGGTGTGGGTCTACCCCGACCTGCTGAGCACGTACGGAGACCAGGGCAACGCGCTGGTCGTGGAGCGGCGCGCCCGCCAGCGCCGGCTGAACGTCTCCCGCGTCGACGTACGCTCCGACCAGCAGATCCCCACCTCCGGTGACATCTACCTGATCGGCGGCGGCGAGGACCGGCCGCAGCGGCTCGCGGCCGAGCGGCTGCGGCGCGACGGCGGCCTCAACCGCGCGGTGGAGAACGGCGCCATCGTCTTCTCGGTCTGCGCCGGCTACCAGATCCTCGGGCACGAGTTCATCAACGACCTCGGGCAGCGCGAGCCCGGGCTCGGCCTCCTCGACGTGGTCAGCACCCGTGGCGAGGGCGAGCGGTGCGTGGGCGACGTGCTCGGCGACATCGACGAGCGGCTCGGGCTGCCGCCGCTGACGGGGTTCGAGAACCACCAGGGCGTCACGCACCTCGGCCCCACCGCCCGCCCCTTCGCCCGGGTCCGGCTCGGCAAGGGCAACGGCACCGGCGACGGCACCGAGGGCGCGTGGAACGACACCGTCTTCGGCACGTACATGCACGGCCCGGTGCTCGCCCGTAACCCGCAGATCGCCGACCTGCTGCTGAAGTTGGCGCTCGACGTGAACGCGCTGCCGCCGGTGGACGACCGCTGGTACGAGGCGCTGCGCAACGAGCGGATGGCGGCGGCGACGCAGACCGCATGACGGACACTCGCCCCGCGAGAGTGCTACGCGCTTGTAGGCTGACTGCGATCCAACCGGACGACGGGGTCCGGTCGTCCGGTTGAGTTGCAGAGGTATCACAAACCATGCGTATTGGTGTGCTCACTTCCGGCGGTGACTGCCCCGGTCTGAACGCCGTGATCCGGTCGGTCGTGCACCGCGCGGTCGCCGACCACGGCGACGAGGTCGTGGGGTTCCACGACGGTTGGCGTGGCCTTCTCGAAGCCGACTACCGCAAGCTCGACCTCGACGCCGTCGGCGGCATCCTGGCCCTGGGCGGCACCATCCTCGGCTCCTCGCGGGTGCGCCCCGAGCACCTGCGGGACGGCGTCGAGCGGGCCCGTGGTCACGTCGCGGACCTCGGTCTCGACGCGATCATCCCGATCGGCGGCGAGGGCACGCTCAAGGCGGCCCGGCTCCTGTCCGACGCGGGGCTGCCCATCGTCGGCGTGCCCAAGACCATCGACAACGACATCGCCTCCACCGACGTGACGTTCGGCTTCGACACCGCCGTCGGCGTGGCCACCGAGGCCCTGGACCGGCTCAAGACCACCGCCGAGTCGCACCAGCGGGTGCTGATCGTCGAGGTGATGGGGCGGCACACCGGTTGGATCGCGCTGCACTCGGGCATGGCCGCCGGCGCGCACGCCATCGTCGTACCCGAGCGCCCCTTCGACATCGGTGAGCTGGCCGATGTGGTGGGCCAGCGCTTCCAGGCCGGCAAGAAGTTCGCCATCGTGGTCGTCGCGGAGGGCGCCAAGCCGCGCGAGGGCTCCATGGAGTTCGACGTCGGAGGCAAGGACGTCTACGGCCACGAGCGGTTCGCCGGCGTCGCCCGGCAGCTCTCCGTCGAACTGGAGGAGCGCCTGGGCAAGGAGGCGCGGCCGGTGATCCTCGGCCACGTGCAGCGCGGCGGCACGCCCACCGCCTACGACCGGGTGCTCGCCACCCGGTTCGGCTGGCACGCGGTGGAGGCCGCGCACCGGGGCGACTTCGGCATGATGACCGCGCTGCGCGGCACCGACATCGTCCTGACCCCGCTGGCCGAGGCGGTGGAACACCTGAAGACGGTGCCCATGGAGCGGTACGCCGAGGCCGAGTGCGTGCTGTGAGCTGAACCCTCTCCCGCCGGCGCCCGCGCCCGCACACCGGTGGTTCCGCACCGGCTGGCGCGCCGACCGCCCCCGGCCCACGACGTGGCCGGGGGCGGTTCTACTCTGGTGCGAGCGTTTGCGGCGATTTGAGGAGAGAGCGGATGGATCACGGCGGACACGGCATGGACATGAATCTGCCGCCGTTCACCCTGGCTCGCGGGTTGGAGTACAGCAGCGAGCCGTTCTTCCTGATCGGCTGCCTGCTGGCGCTGGCCCTGTACGGGTGGGGCGCGCTGCGGTTGCACCAGCGCGGTGACGGCTGGCCCGTGATGCGCACCGTCTCCTTCACCGTCGGCGTGCTGACCGTCGCGCTGGTGATGTGCACCAAGCTCAACGACTACGGCATGGTCATGTTCAGCGTGCACATGGTGCAGCACATGGTGATCAGCATGCTCTCGCCCATCCTGCTGCTACTCGGCGCGCCGGTGACGCTGGCGCTGCGGGCGCTGCCGGCCGGGCGGGCGCGCGCCGGGCGCGGCGGCCCCGGCCCCCGCGAAGTGCTCGTCTCCCTGCTGCACAGCCGCTACGTGCGGATCATCACCCACCCGGCGTTCACGATCCCGCTGTTCATCGCGAGCCTGTACGCGCTCTACTTCACGCCGCTGTTCGACTTCCTGATGGAGTCCAAGCCGGGGCACATCGCGATGATGGTGCACTTCCTCGCGGTCGGCCTGGTCTTCTTCTGGCCGATCATGGGCGTGGACCCCGGCCCGCACCGGCCCGGGTACGTCATGCGGATGCTGGAGCTGTTCGCCGGCATGCCCTTCCACGCCTTCTTCGGCATCGCCCTGATGATGGCGTCCGAGCCGATGATCGGCACGTACAAGAACCCGCCGGACTCGCTGGGCATCGACGCGCTCTCGGACCAGAACGCGGCGGGCGGCATCGCCTGGGCGTTCAGCGAGATCCCGTCCGTGGTGGTGCTGATCGCGCTGGTCTTCCAGTGGTACCGGTCCGAGCAGCGCACCGCGCGCCGCTCGGACCGGGTCGCCGACCGCGACGGCGACAAGGAGCTGAACGCCTACAACGACTACCTGGCGTCCTTGCAGGCCAAGAGCAGGTAGCGGCGGCCGAGCGCTAGCGGTGGCGCCCCGCTCCGGGGGACGATGGCCCCCTGGCCGTGGTCGGGGCGCACGCCCCGGCCGCCATGAGGAGGTTGCGGGGATGCCCGGATCTGCGAAGGCGATGGCGATTCTCACGGTGGGCGGCCTGGTGATGGTGACCGCCTACACCGTGACGTTGGGCAGCAACGGCTGGCTGTGGTTCGGCTGGGTGGTGCTCGGCCTGCTGACCGTGGGCGTGATGGCCGCGCGGGGCACGTGAGCGGGCGCGCCGGTGCGGCTCAGACCCCGGTGGCGGCGGGGAACTGGAAGAGCGCGCCGGTTGCGGCCCGCAGGTGGCAGGCGTTGGGGTAGGTCCGGCTCCAGTTGACCGGGGTGCCGCGCCAGGCGCCCGTGACGCGCGCGGTGACGGGCGCGTGCTCCTCGGTGCACACCAGCCGCTGTGCGACGAGCCGATCGGGGTTCCCGTCCGCCGCGCGCAGCGCCGTACAGGCCTCGGCCGCCCTCGGGTGCGATCCGCCGGCGGGGTCACACTCCAGCCGCGCCATCCCGGTCAGATCGCCGTCGGCGCCCGAGACGGTGAGGAAGAGACTGCCCGCCGGCGGCCTCTGGGCGGCGTCAGCCACGGGGGCGGTGGCGAGGCCGCAGGCCGCGAGCGCGGCGGCGGCGAGGATGCGGGCGGTACGGGCGCGGCGGTGCATGGGGCCTCCTGGTCAGGTTCGGGACCGGGCCGGACGAGGCCCGGGCGCGGCCACCGGCTCGCCCGGCGCGGCGGTACACGGCGTACGAGGCACCGCGCGCCGCGCCCCGGCCACGCCGACCACGAGGGCCGTCATGGCTGTCGGACGGACGGGGCCGCGAGCGTCAGCGCACCCCGACCCGGCGGCCCGGGACAAGGCGACGCACCGGGCGACCACCCGATCGGACGCATCGGGCTCGGCCGGTGGCGCGAGCCCAGCCCGACGGTCCGCCACGTGCCTCTCCCCCCCGGCCCTCGCCGTGCTGGCGTGACCCGCCGGCCTTCACCCCGGCTGCCGCGCCGGGAGCCTGACGCCGAGGACGTTGCGCTGACGGCGGATCAGCGCACGGCGAACGGGCCTTGGGGGGCGTCGCGCCCGGGCCTTAGCGTCGCACCATGATCACAGATGCGGCAGGGCAGACCGGGGCGGCGGCTGCGAGCGGGGCGCGCGGGATCGCGTTCGTCCTCGGGGCGCGCGGGCAGATCGGCCGGGCGGCGGTGCGCGCGCTGGCCGCCGACGGCTGGCGGGTGCGGGCGGCCTCGCTCAGCGGGGCCGGGGACCCCGAGTGGCCTCGTGAGGTGACGCCGCTGGCCGTGGACCGGGAGGACGACGCCGCGCTGGCGGCGGCCCTCGGCGAGGGCTGCGACGTGCTGCTCGACTGCGTCGCCTACGGCGCCGCGCACGCCAACCAGTTGGTCTCCCTCGCGGACCGGATCGGCTCCGCCGTCGTCATCTCCAGCGGCGCCATCTACGCGGACGGGCGCGGGCGCAGCTTCGACACCCAGGACGAGCCGGACGGCTTCCCCGAGCTGCCCGTCCCGGTGCCCGAGTCCCACCGCACGGTGGCGCCCGGCGAGAGCAGCTACGCCACCCGCAAGGTGGCCCTGGAGCAGGCGCTGCTGGCGGCCGGCGACCGGCTGCCCAGCACACTGGTGCGCGCCGGCGCCGTCCACGGCCGACACAGCCGCATGCCGCGTGAGCTGCACTTCGTGCAGCGGGCGCTGGACCGGCGGCCCGTGCGGGTGCTCGCGCACCGTGGCGAGAGCCGCTTCCACCCCGTCCACGCGGACAACGTCGCGGAGCTGGTGCGGCTCGCCGCCCGGGCGCCGGGGTCGCGGGTGCTGAACGCGGGCGACCCGCAGGCGCCGACCGTCGCCGAGATCGCCCGCGCGGTGGACGCCGTGCTCGGCGTGGAGAGCGAACTGGTCCTGGTGGACGGGGTCCCCGCGGCCGAGCGGGTCGGGGTGACGCCGTGGAGCGCGGCGCACCCCGTCGTGTACGACATGTCGGCGGCCGAGCGGGAGTTGGGGTACCGACCGGTGATCTCCTACCAGGAGGCGCTGGCCACCACGGTGGAGTGGGTCGCGGAGAAGCTGGCGGCCGAGGACTGGCGCACGGCCTTCCCCGGCATGGTCGGGCCCTACGCGTTGCTCTTCGACTACGCCGCCGAGGACGCCTGGCTGGCGGCGGGCAAACCCGTGGCGCCGCGCGACGGCACTCCGTAGCCTCGTCCCCGATCAGGGGCCGCGCCGCGAGCGTGGCGGCGGCCCGGTAGGCGGGGGACGGTGAGCGGGGACATGAGCGCGCGGTTGCGGGGCATCGCCAAGGAGACGGAACAGATCGTGGCGGCGGGCGGCTACGCGTCGCCTGACGGCCACCCGGTGCGGCTGGCACCGTGGCTGGCCGAGGCGGCCGAGGGTACGCGGCTGTACGGGCCGGGCCCGGTGGAGGTCGCACAGGAGGTGGCCGCTCCGGGCGATCGGTCGGAGTCGCGTACCCGGTTCGAGGTGACACCGGAGGGCAGCCTCGGCGCCGCCCGTCGGCTGAGCACCGGGGGCGGGGCGGCGTACGGCGCGGGCGCCCGGGGGACGGACGAGGCCGGGCCGGCCGTGGCGGGCGGCACCGTCGCGGTGCTCAACTTCGCCTCGGCCCGCAACCCGGGCGGCGGCTACCTGAACGGGGCGCAGGCGCAGGAGGAGGCGCTGTGCCGGGGCAGCGCGCTCTACGCCTGCCTGCGGCGGGTCCCGGAGTTCTACGCCGCGCACCGCGCCGACCCCAGCCCGTTCTACAGCGACCGGGTCATCTACTCGCCGGGCGTCGCGGTGTTCCGCGACGACGGCGGCGCGCTGCTCGACGAGCCGTACCGGGTGGCGTTCCTGACCTCGGCCGCGCCCAACGCCGGGGTGATCGCCCAGCGCGACCCGGCGGCGGTGGCGCGCGTTCCCAAGGCCCTGGCCTCGCGGGCGGAGCGGGTGTTGGAGGTGGCCGCGGCGCACGGCCACCGTCGTCTGGTGCTCGGCGCCTGGGGCTGCGGGGTGTTCCGCAACGACCCGGCCCAGGTCGCCGGCGCCTTCCGGGCCCTGCTGACGGGCGACGGGCGCTTCGCCGGCCGCTTCGCCCACGTGGTGTTCGCGGTGCTCGACCGGCGCGCCGACTCCCCCACCCGGGCCGCCTTCGCCGCGGCGTTCGGCCCGCGCCCGGGCCACGCCGTCGCCCCGGCCTGACCGGCCGGCGGACGAGCGGAGCCGTACGGCCCGGGGGTTCGCCGGAGGAAGCGACGGCGGAGGCCGCCGGGCCAGGCCCGGCGGCCTCCGCTGTGGTGAGCCGTTCCCCTCGCGCCGGGGCGGTCGGTCACCGCCCCGGCCCGGTCGTCAGGGGGTGAGGCGGTCGGCGGCCAGCGTGGCCTTGGTCTTGCTCGCCTGCTCCGGCTTGGGCGTGGCGTGCGGACCGCAGACCACGTCCTTCGCGTCCACCGTGCCGCGCAGCAGGTAGGCGTCCACCCGCTGGTTGATGCAGGGGTTCAGCTCGGTGGTGACGCCGTGCGAGCCGGCGCCCTGCTCGGTGATCAGACGCGAGCCCTTGAGCCGCTTGTGCAGCTCGACGGCGCCCTCGTACGGGGTGGCGGCGTCGCGGGTGCTCTGCACGATCAGCACCGGCGGCAGGCCGCGGTGGGACTTGACGTTGACGGGCTGGTACTGCGGGCCCTCCCAGGTGGCGCACGGCAGGTTCATCCACGCGTTCGACCAGGTCAGGAACGGGTGGTCGCGGTGCAGCCGGGTGTTGTCACGGTCCCACGTGCGCCAGTTGGTGGGCCACTTGGCGTCGGCGCACTCGACGGCCGTGTACACGGCGTTGCCGTTCTCCGCCGAGATGTTGCCCTTGACGTCCGACAGGTCGGGGCCCGCGGCCTCGATCAGGGGCTTGGCGTCACCGGCGAGGTAGGCGCTCCACACGGAGGCGACGGTGGTCCAGGCCGAGTCGTAGTAGGGGGCGTTCTGGAAGAAGCCGAGCAGTTCGGCCGGGCCGACCACGCCGCCGATGGGGTTCTTCTTGGCGGTGGCGCGCAGCTTCTCCCACTGCCGCTGGACCTTCTCGGGCGTGTCGCCGATGTGGTACGCGGAGTCGTAGCGGGCGACCCACTTCTTCCAGTCGTTCCACCGGGTCTCGAAGGCGACGTCCTGGTCCAGGTTGGCCTGGTACCAGATCTTCTCCTGCGAGGGGTTGACCACGCTGTCCACGAGCATGCGGCGCACGTGCTGGGGGAAGAGCGTCGCGTAGACGCCGCCGAGGTAGGTGCCGTAGGAGACGCCGATGAAGTTCAGCTTCTTCTCACCGAGCGCGGCGCGGATGACGTCCAGGTCGCGGGCGGTGTTCGGGGTCGTCATGTGCGGCAGCATGTCGCCGCTGCGCTCGGCGCAGCCCTGAGCGTACTGCCGGGCCAGCTTGCGCTGGGCGCGCTTGTCGGCCTCGCTGTCGGGCACCGGGTCGAGCTTGGGGGCCTTGACGAACTCCTGCGGGTCGACGCAGGAGATGGGTGCGGAGCGACCGACGCCGCGCGGGTCGAAGCCGACGAAGTCGTACGCCCTGGCGGTCTTCTGCCACAGCGGGGCCTTGGTCGTGACGCGCTTGGGGAAGCGGAGCCCGGAGCCGCCGGGGCCGCCGGGGTTGTACAGCAGCGCGCCCTGTCGCTCGTCGGCGGTGCCGGTGTTGCCCACGCGGTCAACCGCGATCTTGATGGTGCGGCCGTTCGGCTTGGTGTAGTCGACCGGGACGGTGACGTACCCGCACTGGATCGGCTTCTCCAGGCCCCAGTCGGCCGGACAGTCCTTCCAGTCGATGCCGGTGTGCGCGGCCCGCGCGGCGGCGATCTTGACGCCGATGGCGGCGCGCTGCTCCTTGGACAGCCCGGGGCGGTGGCTCTGCCGCTCGCCCGCGCTGGCCACCGGGCTGGCCAGGGTCCCGGCGATGAGGACGCCGGTCAGCACGGTGCCGGCCGCACCGAATATCGCTGTTCTCTTCACGTAGGCACTCCCCCTACTTGGGTCGCCGTCGAAGGACGGCGGTGGTGGTCAGGAGGATCTTTACGTCTCCTTCACCCACCAGAACAGGTCACACAAGTGTTCTTTACCAAGACGTAAGCTGCATCGCGGGCTGGTGCAGACGGCCTACCGTCGCGACGTCAGGTCCCCCCGGACCGGCGGACGACCGCGCCGGTCCCGGCCGTCCCGGGCCGCGCGACGCCGCCCGTCACCGTCCCGTACGCCACCCCCGCCGACCGGCCACCGGCCCCGCGCGGACCACACGTTCGGCGTACGGGCGCGGGCTCGATGGCGTACGGGCGCGGGGCCGGTGACGTACGGGAGGGTGGCGCGGGCGCCGCGCTCGGTGGTGGCGTGGCCCTGGGCCGGGCGCGCGGCTGCTGGTGGCGCGTCAGGCGGCGGCCGGGCGGGGCGGGTCGCGACGGGGTTCCGCGCGGCGTTCGGCGTCCGCGGCCCGCGCCGGGGCGGTGGTCTTCGCGCACGTCAGCGCGGTGGCCGGAGGGGTCGGGCGCTTCGGTGACACCGCTCCTCGGAGATGCTCGTCCGGTAATCGCTCTTGACGATGGACAGGAAAGCATCAATTCTCATGTC includes these proteins:
- a CDS encoding NAD(P)-dependent oxidoreductase; this encodes MITDAAGQTGAAAASGARGIAFVLGARGQIGRAAVRALAADGWRVRAASLSGAGDPEWPREVTPLAVDREDDAALAAALGEGCDVLLDCVAYGAAHANQLVSLADRIGSAVVISSGAIYADGRGRSFDTQDEPDGFPELPVPVPESHRTVAPGESSYATRKVALEQALLAAGDRLPSTLVRAGAVHGRHSRMPRELHFVQRALDRRPVRVLAHRGESRFHPVHADNVAELVRLAARAPGSRVLNAGDPQAPTVAEIARAVDAVLGVESELVLVDGVPAAERVGVTPWSAAHPVVYDMSAAERELGYRPVISYQEALATTVEWVAEKLAAEDWRTAFPGMVGPYALLFDYAAEDAWLAAGKPVAPRDGTP
- a CDS encoding MurT ligase domain-containing protein, whose product is MAGNTEPLPPRAKLAVTAGRAAAAVSRVAGRGSGSVIGGKVSLRLDPDLLARLARHLDVILVSATNGKTTTTRLIAEALRASGPVVSNALGANMPAGITSALAGGSDARYGVIEVDEKYLAGVARDTTPKAIALLNLSRDQLDRAAETRMLAEKWREGLAGSKATVIANADDPLIVWAASSSPNVVWVAAGQEWKDDAWSCPSCGGVLQRPGDDWGCADCGFRRPRPTWALNGDYVLDPQGSAWPIHLQLPGRANKANAATSAAVAATFGVPPQVALERMYAVQAVAGRYDVVTFMDRQLRLLLAKNPAGWLETFSLIDPPPTPVILSVNARGADGTDTSWLWDVDYTRLAGHPIMVIGDRKLDLAVRLEVAGLDFRVCENADEAVRMAPPGRIEVIANYTAFQDLRRRVGN
- a CDS encoding 6-phosphofructokinase → MRIGVLTSGGDCPGLNAVIRSVVHRAVADHGDEVVGFHDGWRGLLEADYRKLDLDAVGGILALGGTILGSSRVRPEHLRDGVERARGHVADLGLDAIIPIGGEGTLKAARLLSDAGLPIVGVPKTIDNDIASTDVTFGFDTAVGVATEALDRLKTTAESHQRVLIVEVMGRHTGWIALHSGMAAGAHAIVVPERPFDIGELADVVGQRFQAGKKFAIVVVAEGAKPREGSMEFDVGGKDVYGHERFAGVARQLSVELEERLGKEARPVILGHVQRGGTPTAYDRVLATRFGWHAVEAAHRGDFGMMTALRGTDIVLTPLAEAVEHLKTVPMERYAEAECVL
- a CDS encoding cytochrome c oxidase assembly protein, producing the protein MDHGGHGMDMNLPPFTLARGLEYSSEPFFLIGCLLALALYGWGALRLHQRGDGWPVMRTVSFTVGVLTVALVMCTKLNDYGMVMFSVHMVQHMVISMLSPILLLLGAPVTLALRALPAGRARAGRGGPGPREVLVSLLHSRYVRIITHPAFTIPLFIASLYALYFTPLFDFLMESKPGHIAMMVHFLAVGLVFFWPIMGVDPGPHRPGYVMRMLELFAGMPFHAFFGIALMMASEPMIGTYKNPPDSLGIDALSDQNAAGGIAWAFSEIPSVVVLIALVFQWYRSEQRTARRSDRVADRDGDKELNAYNDYLASLQAKSR
- a CDS encoding glutamine amidotransferase, producing the protein MSQNSLRLVWVYPDLLSTYGDQGNALVVERRARQRRLNVSRVDVRSDQQIPTSGDIYLIGGGEDRPQRLAAERLRRDGGLNRAVENGAIVFSVCAGYQILGHEFINDLGQREPGLGLLDVVSTRGEGERCVGDVLGDIDERLGLPPLTGFENHQGVTHLGPTARPFARVRLGKGNGTGDGTEGAWNDTVFGTYMHGPVLARNPQIADLLLKLALDVNALPPVDDRWYEALRNERMAAATQTA
- a CDS encoding alpha/beta hydrolase yields the protein MKRTAIFGAAGTVLTGVLIAGTLASPVASAGERQSHRPGLSKEQRAAIGVKIAAARAAHTGIDWKDCPADWGLEKPIQCGYVTVPVDYTKPNGRTIKIAVDRVGNTGTADERQGALLYNPGGPGGSGLRFPKRVTTKAPLWQKTARAYDFVGFDPRGVGRSAPISCVDPQEFVKAPKLDPVPDSEADKRAQRKLARQYAQGCAERSGDMLPHMTTPNTARDLDVIRAALGEKKLNFIGVSYGTYLGGVYATLFPQHVRRMLVDSVVNPSQEKIWYQANLDQDVAFETRWNDWKKWVARYDSAYHIGDTPEKVQRQWEKLRATAKKNPIGGVVGPAELLGFFQNAPYYDSAWTTVASVWSAYLAGDAKPLIEAAGPDLSDVKGNISAENGNAVYTAVECADAKWPTNWRTWDRDNTRLHRDHPFLTWSNAWMNLPCATWEGPQYQPVNVKSHRGLPPVLIVQSTRDAATPYEGAVELHKRLKGSRLITEQGAGSHGVTTELNPCINQRVDAYLLRGTVDAKDVVCGPHATPKPEQASKTKATLAADRLTP
- a CDS encoding TetR family transcriptional regulator, with protein sequence MDTTQRDSQQRAHEERRRELLEAADRVVLRDGPGASMNAIAAEAGITKPILYRHFGDKGGLYRALAVRHTDALLAALRAALDAPAQRRARVEATLDTYLAAIEARPQVYRFLMHPADDQSEGQPEQGFDVGRHAAPLLRRLGEELAQVVAERVDLGPDGAEKARVWGHGIVGMMHAAGDWWLRDRPCPREQLVSHLTDLLWGRLADAGDREGGPAF
- a CDS encoding TIGR02452 family protein — its product is MSARLRGIAKETEQIVAAGGYASPDGHPVRLAPWLAEAAEGTRLYGPGPVEVAQEVAAPGDRSESRTRFEVTPEGSLGAARRLSTGGGAAYGAGARGTDEAGPAVAGGTVAVLNFASARNPGGGYLNGAQAQEEALCRGSALYACLRRVPEFYAAHRADPSPFYSDRVIYSPGVAVFRDDGGALLDEPYRVAFLTSAAPNAGVIAQRDPAAVARVPKALASRAERVLEVAAAHGHRRLVLGAWGCGVFRNDPAQVAGAFRALLTGDGRFAGRFAHVVFAVLDRRADSPTRAAFAAAFGPRPGHAVAPA
- a CDS encoding SSI family serine proteinase inhibitor, translated to MHRRARTARILAAAALAACGLATAPVADAAQRPPAGSLFLTVSGADGDLTGMARLECDPAGGSHPRAAEACTALRAADGNPDRLVAQRLVCTEEHAPVTARVTGAWRGTPVNWSRTYPNACHLRAATGALFQFPAATGV
- the def gene encoding peptide deformylase; protein product: MRTGAIPGSSGRVRPLRLLGDPHLAAPCAEVTEFGFELARLVEDMYATMYASGGVGLAANQIGVPLRVFVYDCPDDEDRRHLGHLVNPRLVEADGLIFRGPEGCLSLPGIEAGTPRFDRAVVEGVSVDGSPLRVEGSGFFARCLLHECDHLDGKLFTDRLEGRRQRRALRAAARAPWATGSTA